The following nucleotide sequence is from Oncorhynchus clarkii lewisi isolate Uvic-CL-2024 chromosome 6, UVic_Ocla_1.0, whole genome shotgun sequence.
gcttccttcgtctgcgaccgggctatcttcgtccttcgtctgcgaccgggctaccagcctccgctgttctcgtctcagttcgccgagtccagcgtcccctccgctcaggcttttgtccaacgttgcgagcgcacctggaagagggtcaggtctgcactttgccgttatagggggcagactgtgagagccgctaataagcgtagaactaagagtcctagatattgtcgcggtcagagagtttggctctccactcagaaccttccccttaagacagcttctcgcaagctgaccccgcggttcattggtccgttccgtatttctcagatcattaatcctgtcgcagtgcgacttcttcttccgcgatatcttcgtcgcgtccacccggtcttccatgtctcctgtgttaagcccgttcttcgcgctcccgctcgtcttccccccccccccccccccccatccttgtcgagggcgcacctatctacagggtccgtaagattttggacatgcgtcctcggggccgtggtcatcagtacctagtggattgggaggggtacggtcctgaggaaaggagttgggttccctctcgggacgtgctggaccgttcgctgatcgatgatttcctccgttgccgccaggtttcctcctcgagtgcgccaggaggcgctcggtgagtgggggggtactgtcatgtattgtcatgttgtgtcttgttcctgttctttctcttcaccctgtctccctctgctggtcgtattaggttaccttttcttcccctctttcccccagctgttccttgtcttctctaactacctcgttcaccccttttcccacctgttccctttttccctctgattaggtctctatatctctctctgttcctgctcctgtctttgtcggattctcgtttgtgtttctcatgcctgaaccagactatcgtcgtgtttgctgcaaccttgtcctgtcctgtcggaatctgccagttcatctaaccttgtcctgtcctgtcggaatctgcctgtccatctgagcctacatgtgtttcgtcattaaagaaactctgttttgttaattcgcttttgggtcctcattcacgcaccccTGACAGGGTGGGTGAATTATAACACcgcaaccctgttacctataggtAGACAGTCTAGAAATGTTGAAACTATTTACATGTGTTTGGTAAGCTTgcattccattccccctgtcacatggGGATCTATGGTTGATTCTAGATGAaatagtcaactctgttacagtcaaccctgtcactttatttggcacttaataggcacttactatagtatgtATTTGTTACTTTGAGatgggaaaatatgttttatattaagttgaacatgtgctctttatgacagaatgttagaattagGTGAAATATAAAGTTACACTCCCCAAAAGGTACTCAATTGGTGGAATGACCGGAGTACTGAACTGGAGGTGGGAGAGCTAACGATGCGTCTACTGTTGCTCTCTCCTCAGATTCTTAGAGAAGTTATTTCAATCTGATATTTCTCCTATGGTCTAAAATAGATGTGTATAGAGGACTCCTCTCTAATATAACATGTCACACATTGTATCAAACTGATGGAATGTTAGGTGTCTCATTGAAAGTCTAACATCTACCATGACTACTGGATGTTTCAATTctaataaataacaaaacaatcCACACCGTAACAACAAGATTGCTTTTTTAATAAATGCTTTTATTAAAGAATAAAACTTTGCTAACAAAAATGACATCATCAAACATCACTGGCCTGACTTGAGCAGCTCTGCCCGGGGATGGAGCCAGCAACTTAGCTGCTACCGGTCCGGTCCAGGCTACCTGCAGACCTCCTCCCAGACCTCCTTTTCAGCACCTCCCTTAACAGGAGAGGTGGTGGAAATGATCAGAGTTGCATTCAACTTGAATAAAGATGAGAAACTCTGGTCTGTGGAGCCACTGGTCTGAGGGGAGGACTTCTGTTGAAACCATTTCCATTTTTGGGATATTTTCTAGGACTGTAGAGGTGGTAAGCAGAGATGAATTTAACTAGGATACAGATGAGAGTCTCTGTTCTTGGGAGGAGGGTCACTGACCTTCGATGGTTTGTTGCCTGATAAAGAGGATACTTGCTGGCTTGAGGAGACTATAATGTTTTGAGGAAGAAATGTGGCTCGATgacttaaagaggaggaggaattatTGGGCGACACTTTTAATTACCAACGTAACCTCAGTGGAACTGTGGCTTCATCGAGTTCCAGCTCTAGGCAGACAGCACGTCAGGAAGGCTGTAAGACATCACAGAGACAGGTAAGTATCTATATATTTACATGTGTGATGCATGTACACTAAACCCTCACATTTGGATAATGTCACTTTTTAAAGTGATGACATGTATATTAACAGTGTAAAACATGAATAGATGTTTAAACATTCTTTACCTCATCCTAATTTTCTTCCAGATGCTTGGCTTTTTCTTTGTCTTGGATATTCGCTCTGATGTTTCAACCTCTTCTGGAGCTTCTAGCTGCTGGCTGTCTGGCCCCCCCTGATGGTTCTCTGGCCCCCCCTGATGGTTCTCTGGCCCCTCCTGCTGGTTCTCTGAAATCCCCTCCTGGTTCTCTGCCCATGCCTGTTGCCTCCTTGGCCTTTCCTGGTGGCCATCAGCAGATCCAGTGGGCTCTTGGCTTACTTGTTGGCCATTGGCCCACCCGGGCAACTCCGGACCGTGGTTGTAATCGTGGCTGTGTTGGGTGGATAGACACCGGGTGTTGATTTGAGCATCAGCCTCCAGATTCATCTGCTCCAGGTAGTTttccttcatcctctccctctcctccttcagttgtTGATGAGTCTGTTTTTTAAGCAGGGACCGCTCTCTCCACTGCTTATTGAAATCCTCCAacttcttccttctctcctcagccTTCAGCagctccttcctcttctccctctctctctctgcccgggTCATGGTGGATGTTAGCCTTGTGTGTCCAGGGATGGCTGGGAGGGGAGAAGAAGTAGAGTTTACATTCAACTTAGTGGATCTGGTATCAACTTAAATGTAATGGACACAGGGAATGAAGAATAGAAAACACAATTGGATCTCAATGATTCTTTACTCTTTTCAGTTGAGCAAGGCATGGAATTTGTCAATAAAGTGCAATAATTCCCATCCCGAATTGACCTGGCCCTAAGTTGAACATGAGTCCAGAATGGCACCTATTCTTTGTATAGTGCCAGGGCATATGTGATCGCTTAGCGCCCCATGGCCACTAGTAGCCCCCGGATCCCCCCAAAAcacgtttttgtgtgtgtgtttttaggaaCTCTTTCTGGGTCTCTACTTAGTCTTGAGAGTTAGACTAGTAGATGACACAAGGTACCATTTAAAAACGTGGTTGTTATCAGCAGTATttttcttgttatgtcagtcagtcactcaatgagccatgtcagctaacatattCTTTGGACAGTAGTTTTATATTGAAACAATGATGCAACATGATGACTGGTGTGGAACGTATGTGTGTAGAGGAGACTAAAGAGGATGATGTCATAAGTAGAGGGAAAACAGGTCTTACCTATGTGGACGATCTTATggccctcctcagcctctctctgatacgttctctctatctttctgatgTTCCTCTTCTCCCACTTCTTGTTCACCCAGCCCACAGCTCTCCTTCGGATACTTTTATCGGGTGAGAGAATGTCCTCCTTGTCatcttccttttcctcctcctctaagTCACCCCTCTTGTACTCAAGGATCTCCCTTCTTTCCTCTTCCACCATCTCCTCTCTTTTTTTTGCCTGTattatttcttctctctctctgattaaagATAAAAGGCATTTAAtggctttctttctctcctcctctctctcttcctctctctgcctctcctcctctcttagtCTCAACATTTCTTTCTGTCTAGCAATTTCAATCTCTCGTTTTTTATCCTGCTCCTCTTGTTGTCTTgccctctcctgttttctttccATCTCCAGCCGtctttcctccttctccctcctgattTGTTGTCCTCTTTCTATGTGTTCTCGTTCCCCCTTCAACACTTCTAACCTCCTCTCTTTACGCCTATTGAAGACTTCCCGTGCTTTTGCTTTAACATTAACTACTACATGTTTCTTCATGCttacttcctttcctctctcttctctttccctgtactcttcctctgcttccttaatcacttcctgcttttcttccatctctctctcctgttctatctcCAGTTCATTCTGTCCCTCAAtttcccccaaaatatttttctgcccttcctttcttcttcctgcttcctctctttctctcataatcatcttttctttctccatctctttctgttgCTGATCTTttaattccatctctctctgattgtcattgtctttctccctttctttctccttctccatttgtttctgtctctcctcttgttgttgtcgtctgtgtatctcttctatctctctctgtctcttgttctccctctctcttccctccttctccatgTCAATTTGCTTCTGTTTCcatatattttcttcttcttgatctCTCTCAAACattatctttctctcctcttgttgttgtcgtctttctttctctccaatctctctctgtctctctttctcttcgatcgctctctgtctctcttcttctctttcttcctcttccatctctatttgcttctgtttaaatagttgttcttcattctctctttcaatctctttctgtctctcttcttctctttctttctcttccatctctattttcttctgtttacatctttcttcttcattctctctttcaatctctttctgtctctcttcttctcttccgatatgtttttgtctcttttccatgatctttcttttgatctctctctgtctctctttctccttctcttgtacttcctcttccatctctatttgcttctgtttacatatttcttcatcattctctcttttgatctctctctgtctctcttcttctctttcttcctcttccatctctatttgcttctgtttaaatagttgttcttcattctctctttcaatctctttctgtctcacttctctttccatgtttttctgtctcttctccattctctttcttttgatctctctctgtctctctttctccctctctcgttcttcctcttccatctctatttgcttctgtttacatctttcttcttcgtgctctctttcaatctctttctgtctctcttcttctctttcgatatgtttttgtctcttttccattatctttcttttgatctctctctgtctctctttctccctctctcgttcttcctcttccatctctatttgcttctgtttacatctttcttcttcgtgctctctttcaatctctttctgtctctcttcttctctttcgatatatttttgtctcttttccatgatctttcttttgatctctctctgtctctctttctccctctctcgttcttcctcttccatctctatttgcttctgtttacatctttcttcttcgtgctctctttcaatctctctctgtctctcttcttctctttctttctcttccatctctattttcttctgtttacatctttcttcttcgtgctctctttcaatctctttctgtctctcttcttctctttcgatatgtttttgtctcttttccattatctttcttttgatctctctctgtctctctttctccctctctctttcttcctcttccatctctatttgcttctgtttacatctttcttcttcaatctctctttgaatctctctctgtctctcttcttctctttccataattttctgtctcttctccattctcttccttttgatctctctctgtctctctttctccctttctcgttcttcctcttccatctctatttgcttctgtttacatctttcttcttcaatctctctttcaatctctctctgtctctcttcttctctttccataattttctgtctcttctccattctcttccttttgatctctctctgtctctctttctccctctctctttcttcctcttccatctctatgtgCTTCTGTTTgcgtctctcctcttcttcttctctctccatctccttcttcttctcatcttcttcttgtctctgttttggtattttctccattctctttctttctacctctttctgtttgttgtgctcaccctccatcttctcctccatgTCCATTTGGTTCTGTTTCCATTTATATTTGTCTGTTTCCATATTTTCTAATTCTATCTGCTGTTCCTTGATTTTCTTGAAGACTTCCTCCAATTCAGACGTCTTTTTGTCATTGATGAGGGctgtctccatctccatctctctctccactctatttTTCAACTCCTCTTCACTTCGTCTccaatcattttctctctctctgtctctatcaaatGTTCTCTCTGGTTCAGTCTCGTCTTTCAATCTAATCTCTTCTTTCATTCTcacaacctctctgtctaacACTAGTACATTTTGGTTAACCTGTttcactctctcattctgtcttctAAATGCTTCTTTCGCTCTTTCAAATTTGATTTTGTATTGAATCTCTTTTGTTGTCATATCTTCTTTcagtctctcaacctctctctctaactcttttaCCTTTTCGTTGACCAGTTTGACTTTCTCATTCTCTGCAATAcgcatgtctctttctctttcaaatATGATTTCCTTCTcaatctctttcaatctctcaatctctcgtTCTAACGCTTTTATCGTTTCTTCTGCCTGTTCCACTTTCTTCTTCATTTCTTGTCTTTCCAATTCTGCttttctcttcctttccatctccctttctctctctttttccctctctctttccctctctcttcctgtttcaatAGGTTTGTTGTTCCAGGCCAGTCTTGGTCGCTGCTCCTCCATGACTTTCTGCCATAGcctcaatctctcaatctcttgcttcattttaaaaggttaaattAGTGATAATCTATTACCAAGACATACTTTCAAAGGATTTGCAGAGAATGATACACATAAATACAATCTAGAGCTAGGTAATTGAATCAAACACTGGACAACATCAATAGCAGGGTCATGTTGATCAATTCATCTGGACAATTCATTGTCAATTAATGTATTGACATGGTTTGAAAAAATTATGAGACATTTTATGGAATCAATTATGTCCAAAATGtgtacaaatacaaacacacaaccttcttgCCCATTCAGTTAGGGGTTTGAGAAATTCCTGTTACAATTTGTGTGATGTTACAACAATGTTGCCTCTGATGTTTATGCTTGTAGAAATTACTCCTACAAATGATGCTTCACTAATGCAACTATTTACAACCTGcacagatacagttatcaacaacaacaacagtaatgacGTTAATAAGGAAGTGGATATTCAACCGGCAGAAGAAAGGCATAGGGGTTGAGATAAATGAAGGTTAGGTTCAGGacctagggttgggttaaggtaaaggttaggtatagtttcagtgaggttaaggtaagggttaaggaaaGGAATAAAAGTTAACATTGGGTTAGCGTACCGCTGTCTGCCACTATTCATTTTCAGCTGGGTAAATATACACTGCCTtttaataataacaatgacaTGTCTTACGTGGGCCAGTTGTAGGTCCACCATCAGTAGATCCAGCAGTTGTTTGAGTCTGTGGATCTCCTGCAGTTTTCTCTGGTGCTCCATTGCTTCTGtggctctctctgcttccctctgtctctctgctctctgtctctctgcttctctctgtctctctgcctccctctgtctctctgcttccctctctctctctgcctccctctgtctctctgcttctctctgtctctttgcttctctctgtctctctgcttctctctgtctctctgcttctctctgtctttctgcatctctctggctctctgcctccctctgactctctgcctccctctggctctctgcctccctctggctctctgcctccctcagtctcagGATCTCAGCCTTCCACTCTTTCATGATACCCCTTTctactcttcttctcctcctttcatctTTTAAAAGGGCTCGGAGATGGTCTGTCTCAGACTGTAATTGTTCAATGATCTTGTCCTTCTCTGTTTCACcattcctcttcttcttttcctcctcccAGAGGCACACTTGAAGTCTGCCCATCTCCTTCTTCTGATTTCGGATCGTTCGATCCTTCCCCATCAACTCAAGCATGTGGGCTTCCTTCTCTGTACaggtcttcttctcttctctcgggAAGTAAACCTCCATCTCTGCCAGCTTGTAGCTGGGAGCAAAGGAATGTCAACACATTATTTAGGAAGTGAACTCAGACAATTTActacaatattaaaataataattaaactTCTGC
It contains:
- the LOC139411827 gene encoding trichohyalin-like codes for the protein MEEQRPRLAWNNKPIETGREREREREKEREREMERKRKAELERQEMKKKVEQAEETIKALEREIERLKEIEKEIIFERERDMRIAENEKVKLVNEKVKELEREVERLKEDMTTKEIQYKIKFERAKEAFRRQNERVKQVNQNVLVLDREVVRMKEEIRLKDETEPERTFDRDRERENDWRRSEEELKNRVEREMEMETALINDKKTSELEEVFKKIKEQQIELENMETDKYKWKQNQMDMEEKMEGEHNKQKEVERKRMEKIPKQRQEEDEKKKEMEREEEEERRKQKHIEMEEEEREREKERQREIKRKRMEKRQKIMEREEERQREIEREIEEERCKQKQIEMEEEEREEEERQRAIEEKERQREIGEKERRQQQEERKIMFERDQEEENIWKQKQIDMEKEGRERENKRQREIEEIHRRQQQEERQKQMEKEKEREKDNDNQREMELKDQQQKEMEKEKMIMREREEAGRRKEGQKNILGEIEGQNELEIEQEREMEEKQEVIKEAEEEYREREERGKEVSMKKHVVVNVKAKAREVFNRRKERSIRRRAVGWVNKKWEKRNIRKIERTYQREAEEGHKIVHIAIPGHTRLTSTMTRAEREREKRKELLKAEERRKKLEDFNKQWRERSLLKKQTHQQLKEERERMKENYLEQMNLEADAQINTRCLSTQHSHDYNHGPELPGWANGQQVSQEPTGSADGHQERPRRQQAWAENQEGISENQQEGPENHQGGPENHQGGPDSQQLEAPEEVETSERISKTKKKPSIWKKIRMR